Within Sphingobium sp. KCTC 72723, the genomic segment GGGGCCGGGACCGGGGCGTTCATCGTCGGCGTGTTCGCGGCGTTGCTGACCAGCTTCTATAGCTGGCGTCTGGTGTTCCTGACCTTCTTCGGCAAGCCGCGCTGGACCCAGTCGGAGCATATTCAGCACGCGATCCATGATGCCCATGGGCATGACGATCACGCGGCCCCTGCGCACGCTCATGACGCGCATGGCCATGACGATCATCACGCGCACGACAGCGCCGACGGCACGGGTGGCTATCATCCGCATGAAAGCCCATGGGTAATGCTGGTGCCGCTGGTGGTGCTGAGCCTGGGCGCGGTGTTTGCCGGCTTCCTGTTCCATGACCAGTTCATTGGGCCAGAGGGCGGGATCGCGTTCTGGAAGGGTGCCTTGTCGTTTGACAGCCATCTGATGCACGCCGCGCATGAAGTGCCGACATGGGTCAAGTTCGCGCCGTTCACGGTGATGCTGACCGGGCTGCTGATCGCTTATCTGAGCTACATCAAGAACACCGACTGGCCGCAACGTTTCGTTGCTACATTCGGCGCGCTCTACACCTTCCTGCTCAACAAATGGTTTTTCGACGAATTGTACAATGTGCTGTTCGTCAAGCCAGCCTTCGCGATCGGCCGCTTCTTCTGGAAGTTCGGGGACGTGGGGCTGATCGACCGGTTCGGACCCAATGGTCTGGCTGCGCTGGTCGTGCAGGGCAATAAAGTGACCCGTCGGCTCCAGTCCGGCTACCTCTACACCTACGCGCTGGTGATGCTGATTGGCCTCGCCGCTGCCGCAACCTGGGCGATGACACGATAATGGACGGCTTCCCCATCCTTTCCCTGATGATGGCAGTGCCGATGGCGGGTGCCATCGCCTGTCTGTTTGCGGGCGCCAACAATGCGCGCTGGATCGCGCTGATCGCCACGCTGGTCGATTTTGTCCTGGGCATCGCCTTGTGGATGAATTTCGACCAGTCGGGCAGCGGCGCGCAGTGGCAGTTTCAGGAATATGCGCCAGTGTTCGGGCGCTTCGCCTGGGCGCTGGGCATCGATGGCATCGCGCTGATGCTGATCGCGCTGACCGTGTTCCTGATGCCGATCTGCATCGGCGCAAGCTGGAACGCGATCGAAAAGCGGGTCGGCGAATATATGGCGGCCTTCCTGTTCATGGAAGTGCTGATGATCGGCGTCTTTACCGCGCAGGATCTCTATCTTTTCTACATCATGTTCGAAGCCGGCCTGATTCCGATGTATCTGATCATCGGCATCTGGGGCGGCGCGGACCGGATCTACGCCAGCTATAAATTCTTCCTCTACACATTGTTCGGATCGGTGTTGATGCTGATCGCGATGATGTGGATGGTGCATGAAGCCGGCACGACCGATATTCCCACGCTGATGGCCTATAATTTTCCGGTCCATGCGCAAACCTGGCTGTTCCTGGCCTTCTTCGCCAGCTTTGCGGTGAAGATGCCGATGTGGCCGGTCCACACCTGGTTGCCCGACGCGCATGTTCAGGCACCGACGGCGGGTTCGGTCATCCTTGCGGGCGTGCTGCTGAAAATGGGTGGCTATGGCTTCATCCGTTTCTCGCTGCCGATGTTCCCCGAAGCCTCAGCGCAGCTTGCGCCGCTGGTCTGGGGGCTGTCGATGGTCGCGGTGGTCTATACCTCGCTGGTCGCGCTGGTGCAGTCGGACATGAAGAAGCTGATCGCTTATTCGTCGGTCGCGCATATGGCGATCGTGACGATCGGCCTGTTCGCCTTCAACCAGGCGGGCATCGAAGGCGCGATGATGGTCATGCTGGGCCACGGCCTGGTCGCAGGCGCTTTGTTCCTGTGCGTGGGCGTGGTGTATGACCGGCTGCACACGCGCGAAATTGCGCGCTATGGTGGCCTGTCCATCAACATGCCCAAATATGCGGTGCTGTTCCTGTTCTTCACCATGGCGGCGGTCGGCTTGCCCGGCACGTCCAACTTCGTGGGTGAATTTCTGGCGCTGATGGGCGTGTATCAGGCGTCTAGCTGGGTCGCTTTGGTCTGCACCACCGGGATCATCCTGGGCGCGGCCTATATGCTCTACCTCTATCGCCGCATTTGCTACGGCCCGCAGGTCCATGCCGATGCCGCCGCGATGCCGGACCTGTCGTTGCGCGAATTCTGGCTGATGGCGCCGATTGCTGCTGTCGTGCTGTGGATGGGCGTTTATCCCGAAAGTTTCCTGGCACCGATGCGGTCCGACATTCGTGCGCTTGAAGCGCGCCTCGCGCCTGCCGCTCCGGCGGGGGATTCCAAGATCAAGATGGGTGCGCCCAAGCCTGCGGGTGAAGCGCATGAAGAAGCCCATCACGAAGAAGTTGCCGCGCACGGGGAGGCGCACTGATGATCGACTCCGCTTCCCTTCTGGCAGTATTGCCCGAACTCATCCTGACGGCAGGCGGCCTTGCGCTGATGCTGGTCGCGGCCTTTGGCGGCGATGGCTCGGCGCGCGTCGTCAACTGGCTGTCGGTGCTGACGCTGGCGGTGGCGGGCATTGCCCTGTCCTGCTCGCTGGCCCATGGTCCCGATGCGTTTGACGGGCTGGTCCGCGCCGATGCTTTCTCGGTCTTTGCCAAGGCGCTGATCTATACGGCGGCGGCGGCGGCGATTTTGCTGGCCCCGCGCTTCTTTTCGACCGATGGCGCGCCGCGTCCCGAATATCCGGTTCTGATCTTGTTCGCGGCAATCGGCATGGGCATGATGGTTTCGGCGGGCGACATGCTGACGCTCTATATCGGGCTGGAAATGAACAGCCTGGCCTCCTACGTCCTGGCCAGCTTCATGCGGCAGGATGAGCGCTCGTCCGAAGCGGGCCTGAAATATTTCGTGCTGGGTTCGCTGGCCAGCGGCATCCTGCTCTACGGCATTTCGCTGCTCTATGGCTTTACCGGCAGCACGGCGTTCGATGGCATTGCCGTTGCGCTGGGCGATGGCGTGGGCAAGGGCGAATTGTTCGGTCTGGTGTTCGTGCTGGCAGGGCTGGCGTTCAAGATCAGCGCCGTGCCGTTCCATATGTGGACGCCCGACGTATATGAAGGCGCGCCGACGCCCGTCACGACCTTCTTCGCCAGCGCGCCCAAGGTGGCGGCCATCGGCCTGACCGTGCGCGTTGCCATCGAGGCGCTGGGTCCGGCGGGTCTGGACTGGCAGCAGATCGTGATCTTCGTCGCGCTCGCGTCCATCCTGTTCGGTGCGGTCGCGGCGATCGGCCAGACCAACATCAAGCGGCTGATGGCCTATTCGTCGATCAACAATGTCGGCTTTGCGCTGATCGGCCTTGCCGCTGGGACGCCTGCCGGGGCGGCAGCGACGATGAGCTATATGGCGATCTATGTCGTCATGACCATCGGCGCGTTCGCCTGCATCCTCCAGATGCGCGACGTGGACGGCAAGCCGATCGAAACGATCGCCAGCCTGGCGGGCCTGTCGCAGTCGCGTAAGGGACTGGCGGCGGCACTGGCCATCTTCATGTTCTCGATGGCTGGTATTCCGCCGCTGTTCGGTTTCTGGGCGAAGTTCCTGGTGTTCGATGCGGCGGTGGCTTCGGGGCTGACCGCGCTGGCAGCGTTCGGCATCGCGGCTTCGGTGATCGGCGCTTTCTATTATCTCAAGGTCATCAAGACGATCTATTTCGACGAGCCGGTCGTCGCCTATGAAGCGA encodes:
- a CDS encoding NADH-quinone oxidoreductase subunit M, which encodes MDGFPILSLMMAVPMAGAIACLFAGANNARWIALIATLVDFVLGIALWMNFDQSGSGAQWQFQEYAPVFGRFAWALGIDGIALMLIALTVFLMPICIGASWNAIEKRVGEYMAAFLFMEVLMIGVFTAQDLYLFYIMFEAGLIPMYLIIGIWGGADRIYASYKFFLYTLFGSVLMLIAMMWMVHEAGTTDIPTLMAYNFPVHAQTWLFLAFFASFAVKMPMWPVHTWLPDAHVQAPTAGSVILAGVLLKMGGYGFIRFSLPMFPEASAQLAPLVWGLSMVAVVYTSLVALVQSDMKKLIAYSSVAHMAIVTIGLFAFNQAGIEGAMMVMLGHGLVAGALFLCVGVVYDRLHTREIARYGGLSINMPKYAVLFLFFTMAAVGLPGTSNFVGEFLALMGVYQASSWVALVCTTGIILGAAYMLYLYRRICYGPQVHADAAAMPDLSLREFWLMAPIAAVVLWMGVYPESFLAPMRSDIRALEARLAPAAPAGDSKIKMGAPKPAGEAHEEAHHEEVAAHGEAH
- the nuoN gene encoding NADH-quinone oxidoreductase subunit NuoN, yielding MIDSASLLAVLPELILTAGGLALMLVAAFGGDGSARVVNWLSVLTLAVAGIALSCSLAHGPDAFDGLVRADAFSVFAKALIYTAAAAAILLAPRFFSTDGAPRPEYPVLILFAAIGMGMMVSAGDMLTLYIGLEMNSLASYVLASFMRQDERSSEAGLKYFVLGSLASGILLYGISLLYGFTGSTAFDGIAVALGDGVGKGELFGLVFVLAGLAFKISAVPFHMWTPDVYEGAPTPVTTFFASAPKVAAIGLTVRVAIEALGPAGLDWQQIVIFVALASILFGAVAAIGQTNIKRLMAYSSINNVGFALIGLAAGTPAGAAATMSYMAIYVVMTIGAFACILQMRDVDGKPIETIASLAGLSQSRKGLAAALAIFMFSMAGIPPLFGFWAKFLVFDAAVASGLTALAAFGIAASVIGAFYYLKVIKTIYFDEPVVAYEAKGGAVENVVLTACAVVIVLGYLLNPVLDQASAAAAASLF